The DNA region CAAACCTGCAACGGGCGAAACGCGAGCTGCCCGCTGACAGCGCGTTGTTCATGGGGCATGGCTAGCCAGTGACTGGGCATGCGTTGCTCGACTGGCAGGTGAGGACAGGGGGAGCCCACGGCCACAGACACAGCGCACGACAACCGTGGCTCGGTGCACGTCATCGCGTGCCTGGCTCCGGCGCGCCGCGCGGCGTCGATCGATCCGATGGACGCCGTGCGACACGAGTAATCGATCACCGGCGCTAGTCATGGCGCAGCGCGCGGATTGGATTGATGCCCGCGGCGCGGCGTGTCGGGATCAGGCCGGCCAGCGCGGCGACGCTCGCCAGCACCACGACCGCCGCGGCCATGGTCGCCGGATCGGTCGGGGTGATCCCGAAGAGCTGACTCCCGACGTACCGGCCGAGCCCCCACGCGGCGGCCAACCCGATCGCGACGCCGACGCCGACCAGCGCCGCCACATGGCGCAGGATCATCGCGGCGACGTCGCGCGAGCCGGCGCCGAGCGCCATGCGGATGCCGATCTCGCGGGTGCGCCGCGCCACGGTGTACGCCATCACGCCGTAAAGGCCCATCATCGCGAGCAGCGTGGCGAGGACGCCGAACAGCGAGGTAGCGCGGCTGCGGAATTGTTCCTATCCTGTGCGCAGATTTCCTCATGGGCGCGTGGGTGCCCGTACGATGGATATGGGCGTGACTCGATCTAAGATAAGGATGGTGTCGTAGGTGGCAGCCTTCTTGCCGGCTTGATCTCCAGCGGCCCTTCTTGTTTTCGCCGCCGCTGTGAGTCTCGCGTTATCTTCGTGTTCGGAGCGGGTAATCGCTCCGAACCATCGCCGAGGGAGGTGGTGTGAGGATTGCTCAGGTCTCTCCGCTTTATGAGAGTGTCCCTCCGAGGTTGTATGGAGGGACGGAACGAGTGGTCTCGTACCTGACCGAAGAGCTCGTGCAGCAAGGCCATGAGGTTACACTCTTCGCCAGTGGTGATTCTGCGACGACGGCACGGCTCGTACCCGGCTGTCCAGAAGCGCTGCGGTCGGCGGGATCGTGCCTGGATCCGCTCGCGCACCACGTCCTCATGTTGGAGCAACTGTTTCAGCGTGCCGAAGAATTCGACATCATCCATCTGCATGTCGACTATCTGTACTTCTCCCTGAGTCGGCGCTCGACAGTGCCTAGCGTGACCACACTGCACGGCCGCCTCGACCTCCCCGATCTCCAACCGCTGTTTCGAGAGTTCAGCGACACGCGCGTCATCTCGATCTCCGACGCGCAGCGTGCGGCACTGCCCGGTGCGAACTG from Luteitalea sp. includes:
- a CDS encoding FtsX-like permease family protein; protein product: MMGLYGVMAYTVARRTREIGIRMALGAGSRDVAAMILRHVAALVGVGVAIGLAAAWGLGRYVGSQLFGITPTDPATMAAAVVVLASVAALAGLIPTRRAAGINPIRALRHD